The following is a genomic window from Globicephala melas chromosome 6, mGloMel1.2, whole genome shotgun sequence.
TGCACTTGTAGGGCTTCTCCCCTGTATGAGTCCGCTGGTGGTTTGTAAGATTTGCACTGTGGCGGAAGGCCTTCCCACAGTCACTGCATTCAtaaggcttctctccagtgtgaattctctgatgctgAACAAGGGCTGAACAGTCACTGAAGGCTTTCTCACACTCACTACATTTGTAAGGCTTTTCTCCGGTATGAGTTCGCTGGTGTTTTGTAAGGTTTGCATTCTGGCTGAAGGCTcttccacattcactgcatttataaggtttctctccGGTGTGAATCCTCTGGTGCTGAGTAAGAGATGAGCTCTGGCTGAAGGCCTTCCTGCATTCATTGCACTCATATGGCTTCTCCCCAGTGTGGCTCTTCTGGTGCTGAGAAAGGGAAGAACAGTAACTGAAGGCTTTGCCACATTCATTACATATGTACGGCTTCGCTCTGTGAGGTTTAATTATATCTGAATTCTTCCTGAAGCTCTCTGTGTGTGTTTCACATTTATGGGGTCTCACTTCTGTAGGAACTCTCTGCTGTGGAGAAAGAACTGGTCTCAGATTGAAGCTCTTCCCCAGTTCACTGTTCCTGTGATCTGACTCCCCAGAGGGCATCTCTACACTTGGGTCTTGGAATGATTCTTCAGAAATGTCTTGTTCAGGTGGTGATTCAGATACAATCTTCCAATCTGAAGAATATttacaaaagcaattttaaagattcttttggtgaaagaaagacaaaaggctTAAGGAGTCTGGCTGAGCTCTTATGTGGGACAGGTTCGATGCTTCCACCCCCTTCCACCCAGGATGTTTCTGTTATAACCACAATGATCAGAAAGCTTTTCAGAGACATGAGCACTCTTTGCTCCCTTTCCTAAACAGCAGAAGTTTATCCTGAACCTGCCTCAGGTGcactcctctcctttctttctgacaCTCCTCTCCTGTGCTTTTGCCAAGTACTGGGTTGTCTTAAGCTGTCTTCTTAGTCACAATTCTTGGTGTGGTTTTGGGCAACCTGCTATTACCAGGTTTGAACAATTCACTTAAAAAAGCTGATGACTGATGCCAGCAGGATGAATGTTTTCACCTATCATATCAGcaagatttcaaaaaaaaaaggttaattctAGAGTGTTGTTAAGAATGCAGCATTTGGGATATCTCACACACTGGTGCGGCTGCATAAATGGACAGGCTTTCTGGAGAGTAATCTGGCTGCATGTGTCAAGAGTCCTTAAAATGCTGACACAGAATTCCACTTCACCTGCATTAACATCAGTTGTCAACATTGCATCATTTGtcaaatgaaaagcaaatacCTAAATGTTTAATAACGAGGAATGACTATAGTATAGCCAATCAAGGGACACTGTTCAGCAGTTATAAGTCATGTTTGAAATCTGTACATTATAATTCCTTTTGTAGAaaggtatttattgaaaaaacacTGGCAAGTTATACAATGTGAAGATAAGCTGTGTTGTCTTTGGCTTGTGGGATTAGGCAGgggtagtttttattttcttcaatgcttatctgtattttctaatgttCTCCAGtgactattatttttataataaaagttataaaaaccTTGCTTTCAAGGACTAAGcagtgataaaaataaacaacatgctgttaggtgaaagaagaaatatgtaaaattacatactgttaattttagaaaatgctgCTTTTTGTAATACGAAGATTGAAGGTAATACCTCTGTGTGGTGGGATGACAGGagatcttgattttcttttttattttctaaacttcaaatgaacttatttttattagaaaaaaagttattttaaaaagaataacattgcttttataatatggatgggggtgggtgatatttttaaaaagagttactGATTCTTAATCCCCTTTGGGACCTCATTCATTTTAAGAGAAAACCTTAAAGTGTGAATTAATGTATAATATTTGCAAAGTATTAAAACTAAGTGAACCCAATGGTCCCAgacatctctctctgtctccttcataGAGGCTTATAGCTAAGGGAGTGAAGTTTTAGAGAAGGCTATGGAGCTTCTTTTCACAAGGGTCAATTTTCCTGAAAAGATTCTTCCTGTTTCTACCTTATTTAGGAAAACAGCAGGTTAGTTTTAGGTATGCTTTATTTGAATTTCTATACAGAATCTTGACCCAGACTGCCTGGTTTCAAATCTGGGTTCaacctcttactagctgtgtgactctgggcaaattaCTATGCCTTGGATTTATTATTTGTGAATGTAGCTCTCTTCCAGAATTATTAAGAGGACTAAATGAGCTAAAACACAAAGGACCCAGAATGATACCTAAGGAATAACAAGTGTTATATGAGTGCTTGTTATTATCTTGGACCTTTTCCTTGTAAATCATATTAAATGGTTTCCCATTAAGCAGGTTTCCCTCTAAGTTGCACATGCATTCACAGCCCAGTCTACTAAGAGCACCAAAGTCCCTGTTTCGGGTTGAGGGTATCTCTATGTTACTTGGTATTTGGTCTTACAGCTCTCAAAAACTGACCATCTATCTGAGTAAAAgatggaaaggagaagaaaagcgACAACAAAAGAAGCAGTGGGAGAAAAAAGCAATTAAGAAGACTAtgcggggaattccctggtggtccagtggttaggactctacgcttccactacagggggcatgggtgCTGGCTCCTGTATAAGACGGTCTAATTATGTTGGAAACTGAATATACCCAAAACAGAACCGCTGATTTTCCCTTTCAAGCCAGTGTCTTTGTCAGTCTTCCCATTTACCCAACTGCTCAGGCCAGGGTCATCCTTAATGTCTCTTTCCCTCACATCCAGTCCACTAGCAAGTCATGTTGGCTTTAACACCCAAGTATGTCCTGAATCCTCCTCCTCAGCCGCCACCATCCTCTCACTGGAATGTCCTAACTGATCTCCCTGCTTCTAGTCTTGAACACTGAGAGTCTAGTCTCCACACATGTTATCTTTTCAAACACAAATATTATCCCttccctgctcaaaaccctcaATGGCCTCCTATCTTCCTATTTGAATAAAACCTGAACGCCTCCCATGGCCTCTAAGCCTTACATGATCTGATCCCTGCCCAGCACCTTCCCTCTTGTTTACTGAGTCCTAGGCTCTTCTCATCCTAACACAAGTCTAACTTATTCCCAACTCAAAGCCTCAACACGTGGAGTGGCCCAGAATGTTCCTCCTCCGGATACTTACATGGCTGGctcattcttttccttcagatctcagctccagTGTCACCTCCTCAAAGTGGTCTTCCCTGTCCATCCGATCTAGAagagcccccaccccacccatatTCCCCTTTCTTACAGTACTCATCACCATCCAATATTGTTTCGGttattttgtttacttgcttTATCTACGTTCCTCACTAGGACGTAAGCAGGGCCTACATCTTGTTCTCTGTTGCACCTCCAGTAGCTAAAACAACGCCAGGCATGTACCACGCAGTGAGGCAAAGGCAGGTCGAAGATCTGGGTCTGTCAcggtgggaggggtgggatggaatAATAGCTCTGAAACCAGCCCAGGAGGTACAGTGATGCCCAGGATGCTCGGTGGGTCTCAGAGCAGAGGTGCGACATCACAGGAGCAGTGTTTTAGTTACTCTAATAGCCAGATTTAAAACTTTCCTCCAGCTACTTCACTATTACAGAATTAATACCGCCCTACATTGTCGACaactttttttcaaataagtttgTCAAAGAGTGAGACAGGTTTTGTTATCTACATTTTTTCAGATATAGAAACAGACGACCACAATTTAGTGGTTTACTCTGAATCCATGTAGTTAATATGTAGCAAGCCAGGACCTGGATGCACCTTTCATGGGTCCACATCCAAAGCTGCTTCCACACTAATACTCTACACTAATACCTCAGGGCACAGATCCTTTGTGGTAACACCTTTTCCCAACTTCTGTTTCTAGTGACATGGTGATTTGAATCTTTTTCAGTAACCTTTATAGGATCCTGAACCCCTCTGAGACTGTGACGAAATCTTTTCCCAGAAAGATGCAGTTATTGCCACAGAACACTCTATTCAGTTCCCAAAGTTCCACACAGGGTTCTCTGGATTCAGGTTAAAGGTCCTGCATAACAAGTGTGCTGTGCTGGGAAGCAGGGGGTTTGGGAGAAGGAAGCAGCAGGCAGTGAGGCTCCTGGTAAAGGGAAGTATTTCAGCAAGTGTGAGTGGTGCCCAGAGTTACAAGGGCTGAGGTGACATGTGATAGGCTGCttagaaagaggataaaatgtgAAGAGGGTTCAGATGAACCGTGCACAAAGTAAGCCAGAGgctttgttttcattgtcctaCAGCAACCATAAAAGATATAAAGCATTAGACcgcatttttagaaaaatttaaaattttgtcactTTAAAGTTGTTAAGTTCATTGTACCTCTGATGCTTTAAGTTTCAAAATATCAGAAGTGGCTGGAACCACAGGTCCTGCCAAAGGTCAGACATTTGCAAGGGCTGAAATATGAAGGTGGGGGTGGAGTGAGCAGCCTTAGATGAGTAGGAAGAGATAAAGGCAGAAACTATGGTTTCTCTTGCTCGTTTTCCCTAAGTTTCTTAGTATCAGCCCTTCAGAAAATTCCAGCATGGCcatgaagagggagagaaagggtgtgggtgCAGAATCCAATAAAGGGTTAGTCAGAGAGGGGAGCAGCAGTAGGTGTCACAGCTGAAGCACGGCTAAAGGTGGGTACTTGAGATCCTCAGTGAGGTGAACCCGAAGCAGGGAATGTGCTAGGCCAGCAAAGATGACTCTCATTTCCCAGAGGCCAGCAATACCACCAGTGCTCCCAAATGCCTCCCAGCCTGGGAGGCTGAGTAGACAGCGTGGAATAGAGGGCTTTGGAGTCTGACTGTTGTTGCTTCAAACCCCAGCCTCGCCGCTTTCTAGCTGTGAGGCTCTGAACCAGTGAGTTAGCCTTTCtcagctttattttcctcatctataaaacagggataataatatctacctcaccaGTCGTTAAAATACTCAAATGCACTAACGCATGTTTCAAAGGGGCTTTTGCTCCCGAGACTCTGACTGGCTTAGTGCTTGCTCACTTACCTGGACAGGTACTCCTTAGGCCTTCTCTCTCTAGCATCCATGAACCTTCCCTTTGTTCCAACTGGGAGTTCATACCAGGCTGGGAGACTGGAAGTCctatttaagggggaaaaaagtgggGTTTAGAGATCTGTACTAAGTATAAATAGCCTCCCAGAACTGAGGGGAGTGGAAATGGATcattcacttcattcattcaacaaatatttattgagcactgacttGGTACCAGGCACTAGGGGACACAGCAGTAAATAAGATAGATACGGTGCCAAGGTCTTAGTAGAGCATTTCTGAAAAGAGCTAAAGTAACAGCCTCAAGGAGGGGTCAAGCCAGGGAGCTAAGCAAGCCCATAAAGCCAGATACTTAAGAAGTTGGGAACTTAGTGACTATGGAGGAACTGGCCTGAAGGCTACCCCACCCTTCCTGGGAAATAAGAAAACGGGGAGGTGCAGCCTCGGGGGGAACAAAATGAAACTGCCTATTTCCCAAACCAGAATGCAGAGATCTTTCACTAGGGAATGAGGAGGAACAAACACTATCCCTCTGGTGCAGCAGAGCCACTCAGGATCACTCGACACTGGAAGTAAAACATTTTCAGAACTGAACAAATTCTGCATTTTAAATGGTTTCCTTACCCAGTAGGACCAGGTTTCTGGACTTTTCTGGCATCCCTTTCTTGAACCTGTCCCTCGGAGTAGGGGCCAACTGCCTCCATCCCTTCTGGGTAAAAGCTACAGTCACACTGTTGAAAGGTGTGGATCCCTGAAACAACAAGCATATTCCTTCTTGCCCAGTGGCCTTAGAAtatgagggggtggggaggttggCAGCTTTGGGTGTGTTGGTTAGCAGGCCTACAAAGGGTCTTTGAAAAGACTCAGGGTAGTTCCAGAAAAGCATTTATTGATCACTTCTTATGTGCCTAACACTATATTGGATAttgatgcacaaaaataaataaaatacagtctcTCTTGTCTTCACATGTTTTATAACTCTAGTAAACTTTATACATAAATAGAAGaaactatgtatatatatgagcAGTAATTGGGCAGAACTAACAGGTGCTTGGGAATTAAAAGCGccaatagagaaaaaacaaaattagaatgtGTGAGTTTATGCAACAAGGAATCAGCTGCAAATTAGCAAAGAAATGTGAATGATTCATGTTTTcagaacatttaataaatattcctgCTTACTCAGACATCACACAGTACAGCAGGAGAGCCAGCACGTATGCAACCACCTGTAATAATGTGTCAAAGAGATGGACAGATTAGTTGCTAGGATAACAGAGGAGGAATCATAGATGGAGGGCAACCTGGCCTTCAAGGAGCAGGTTcctcagatggagaaagagaaggatgtCCAAGGCAACGGAGGCATCAGGAGCAAAGGCACGGAGGCAAGGGGGTCTTTGCCTATTTTCAGCTTAGGAAATGGTACCTCCAGTCACCTAGTTGGCCATGTCAGACAACTGGGTGCTATCTTCCCCTTTCTTGCAGCTCCCCACATGTCAACTGCATATTCATTCTTCCTCCTCAATATCATGAGAATTCATGCATTTCTCTCCATGCCCCTGCCACTGCCTTGCTTTAAGCCACCATCGTTTCCCAATTCATAACTAGTTTCCTGATTTCTAATTTTACCTGTCCTTCCAATACATCCTTCACACTGAGAAATGCACTAAACGGGACAAAGAGggtcattttaaaaaaggatggaatatttaaaacatttgggTCATTTTATAATAATCAAGAGAGTAAAATCCATTATGAAGATATAAGGGTCATGAAccaaataacaaatatataattcataaagaaaaaactgTAGGAAGTAcaaggagaaatttaaaatatagctaCAAGAGATGTTAAACAACTTAGTTGTTAACAGAGTTaatacaaaataaaccaaaaaataaaggTATGGAAGAAATGAGTAATTTAATAAGGTTGAGCCATAAATCCTACAGCTGCAATCACACTATACCTGGATGTTTTGTGTGGAGAAGAGACAAACTTTGCCTGCATGGAGCACAGCCCAGCTAAATGTGCAGACAAGAAACCAAAGTCACAATTTTGgcatatctaaaaaaataaagacccaCCACCAAAAATATTCAATCTATATgaacaaaacaggaagaaaatgaattagGGGATTCAACTCAAGAGATTttgaaaagtgaattttaaaataaatctaaggAAAGCAGAAGCAAAAAAACTAACACAGAAAATTTTGTTAATAAACAGTAGAACTGATGAGGAAATCCAAGAGCAGgcattctaaaaatgaaaacagaccaaTTCCTAGtctagtcaagaaaaagaaagggagaagacagctCTTACTCTCACAGAAGGACTATGAAATGGAATTTATTAGAAATAATTCTGTAGAATACTCTTAATGAAATTGGGGAAATATTAATCAAATTCTACTAAGTGTAAATAAAAAGAAGGTTACAAATCAGGACAAACCCAtttggggaaaacagaaaaaaaagaatatgactaAAAGGACACAAATCAAAATGTTAAGTGTTATTTCTTTGTAGGATTAAGTGTAATTTTGGGGGGGTATGTTGTCTACACTTTTCAGGTTTTCTACAAAGAACATGAAttccttttgtaattaaaaaccaaaaacacccttaatattaaaaaaaaaaaaaaaaagaggctgccTTTCAGAGTAAATTTCCAACTTACTTGGGGCCCAGCTGTGAGGAGACCACCTgccattccttcctcttctgtgccTTCCTCTTGGGGAAGGGCAGGATCTGGAGAAGGTGGctctggaggaagagaaagaaagcaatgagGCATAAAATTTACATCTCACCAAGCTAGAAAGTCTCAAATTTTCACTCTGAAGAGAGTGTTCAAATGACATTATAGGTCCCAGGGCTCATTGAGGCTGAATTTGCAGACATGCAATGGGACACAAATTTTCCAATTTCCCTTCCTACCTCAGAAGTTCCATCAATTGACTCAAACATAGGGAGGCATTAGAGTGTAACAGACTCTCAAGTATTCCAGATCTACCACTTACCAGCAGTGTATAAATCATGTAACCTCTCTaagtctcatttttctcatctgtaaaatgaggataatatccCATGTAAAGTTGCTGTGAAGATTTAAATGCAGACAAAGCAGTTGACACAATGCTTAGCATGTAAATATACAGCTTACAACTATTACCAATTAAGTTCCTTGGAGAAAGTGGCTCTGCAAATTTAAGACATTTGCTTAAACGAAAAAAGAGGtaatgaccaagtgggattcatcccaggaatgcaaggttggttcaacaaaTGAAAATCAATCTGTATAACACACTATATtaatataaaggggaaaaaaaaaccatatgatcatctcagtgaACTCCAAGAAGGCCATTTTACAGAATCTGATacctttcatgataaaacacATCCAataaactaggaacagaagggaacttcctcaacttgataaagaggcATTTACAAAAAACCCAGAGCTAAAGACTgatgcttttcccctaagatcaagaacaagacaaggatgtctgcttttgCCACTTCTAACCAGTAttatactggaagttctagccagagcaattaggcaaaaacaagcaaacaagcaaaccaaaggcatacagattggaaaggaagaatttaaaCTACCTGTATTTGTGAATGGCATGATTttgtatacagaaaatcctaaggaatccacagaAAACTATCACAGctaaacaagttcagcaaggttgcaggatacaacatgaatatacaataaaaaaaaacaactcaattaaaaatgggcaaaggattgaATAAACAGTTCTCCAACTGTATCTCTATACACTAgtaatgaacaatccaaaaatgaaattttaaattccatttacaagagcattaaaagaacaaaacacctaggaataaactgaacaaaagaagtgcaagagTTTGATTACTGATGTTATAAgcaaaaaagtataaataacaTAGGTAGGATACTTATTTTGGTATGGATTAATTTACTTTACTGTCTTAGCCATATCTACCTCTAATCTCTTGTCACTAATATTCTTCTTAAAGttgttttttcaaaatgttattattttttaatttttaaaattaaatttcacacATCATCCTCAACACtgcattttatatgtaatagatTTAAAATTGTTGACACCTCTAGTTGACCTTTCTCTGTAGACCATAAAGTCTTTAATTGAGAAAATCATTCCCTACAGACACTGAGGTATCTGTTAAGCTCAGAGCAATTTCTCATAAATGGATGTTATTCTCAAtcctaattatttgtttttttaatgtgtaaatatttcagaacaaatatttttatggataCTGTTACTTTTGCTTCCATTTAGatacttttctttaataaaaaatcatcaaatctcaaaaaaaaaaaaagtgaaagacatTACATTGAAAATTACCAAACATTGTTCAAGGAAATTACAGAAGATCTAAACTttctacaaagcaacagtaattaaaatagtgtggAACTGatataaggatagacatatagatcaatggagaagaactgagagtccagaaataaatccatacatttatggacaactgattttcaacaagagtgccaagaaattaaatttcttttcaaaaaaatagagatgggacaactggatatctacatgcaaaagaatgaagctggactcctacctcacaccacatataaaaacccaaaatggatcaaagacctaaatgtaaaagctaaaacttctagaagaaaatacagatataaaTCTTTATGACCTCTGATTAGGCAATGGGTTTCTTAgacatgataccaaaagcacatgcaacaaaagaaaagctaaactggatttcataaaaattaaaaactctgtgCTTTAAAGGACactgtcaagaaagtgaaaagatctgcaaatcatatatcttctaagggtctagtatccaaaatataaaaagaattctttaaattaaaaactcaacaaagaaagacaaataacccaacttaaaaatgggcaatggATTTGAATAGGTATTTCTCTAAGTAAGATACAAACAGCtattaagtatatgaaaagatgctcaacatcatcagtcagtggagaaatgcatatcaaaccattatgagataccacttcacaccaagatggctaaaattaaaaagatggaaaaaaaacaagtgttgATGAGTATGTAGAGAAACTGAAATCCTCATACATTActactgggaatgtaaaatggtgcagccactgtggaacacaagtctggcagttcctgagaaagttaaacagagttaccaAAGTTACCAGAGTTATACAATAATTCCTCTCCTAAGTATATATAAAccctagaaaaatgaaaacacatccacacaaaaacttgtgcatgCATGTTTATGGGATTATTCGTAAtagcccaaactggaaaccacccaaatgtccaacaactgAGGAAGAGATAAATGTAGCATGGTATAatccatgtaatggaatattattcagccataaaacgtAGATTCCttcatgttacaacatggatgaaccttgaaacgttatgctaagtgaaagaagccagacacatatactgtatgattctattttcatgaaatgtccagaataggcaaattcatgaGGACAGAAAGTATTGaatagattaatggttgccaggaactaggaggaagggaaaatgtGGAGTAATAccagtttctttctggggtgatgaaaatgttctggaattaaataATGGTgatggacttccccggtggtctagtggttaagacccgtgcagggggcatgggttggacccctggttggggaactaagatcctgcatgccgcagccaaaaaaaaaaaggtgatggttgcataactttgtgaatatactaaaagctacACTTTAAAAGTGAATGCATGTAAATGATATCTCAGTTTAAAAAGGTGCTTTCAAAAGCGTCATTTTAGTTGATGCTTACAGTTCTTAGAGGTGAACGAGGTAGTTAACGTTATTTTACCTTTTCCTCCATGAAGAAACACAGGCTAAGAAAGCTGGCTGGTACCCCAGAGCTTAAACAGGAATCCTAGCCTTCTGATTCTAAATCTCCAGTATCCTCCACGATTTCACAATCCAACTGGGTTGAACCCATCCTCAATATGAGGTGAAGCCAACGGGCTCCCATTCCGAACATCCCTGATGCTTCAAGAGGGCTGGAAGATCAGAAGCAATAGAGGAGGCCCTGAGTAAGTCCCATTTTCTT
Proteins encoded in this region:
- the ZNF79 gene encoding zinc finger protein 79 isoform X2 — its product is MLEEGEPPSPDPALPQEEGTEEEGMAGGLLTAGPQGSTPFNSVTVAFTQKGWRQLAPTPRDRFKKGMPEKSRNLVLLGLPVSQPGMNSQLEQREGSWMLEREGLRSTCPDWKIVSESPPEQDISEESFQDPSVEMPSGESDHRNSELGKSFNLRPVLSPQQRVPTEVRPHKCETHTESFRKNSDIIKPHRAKPYICNECGKAFSYCSSLSQHQKSHTGEKPYECNECRKAFSQSSSLTQHQRIHTGEKPYKCSECGRAFSQNANLTKHQRTHTGEKPYKCSECEKAFSDCSALVQHQRIHTGEKPYECSDCGKAFRHSANLTNHQRTHTGEKPYKCSECGKAFSYCAAFIQHQRIHTGEKPYKCNACGKAFSQSANLTNHQRTHTGEKPYKCSECGKAFSQSTNLIIHQKTHTGEKPYKCNECGKFFSESSALIRHHIIHTGEKPYECNECGKAFNQSSSLSQHQKIHTGVKPYECSECGKAFRCSSAFVRHQRLHAGE
- the ZNF79 gene encoding zinc finger protein 79 isoform X1; translated protein: MEEKSHLLQILPFPKRKAQKRKEWQVVSSQLGPNWAVLHAGKVCLFSTQNIQGSTPFNSVTVAFTQKGWRQLAPTPRDRFKKGMPEKSRNLVLLGLPVSQPGMNSQLEQREGSWMLEREGLRSTCPDWKIVSESPPEQDISEESFQDPSVEMPSGESDHRNSELGKSFNLRPVLSPQQRVPTEVRPHKCETHTESFRKNSDIIKPHRAKPYICNECGKAFSYCSSLSQHQKSHTGEKPYECNECRKAFSQSSSLTQHQRIHTGEKPYKCSECGRAFSQNANLTKHQRTHTGEKPYKCSECEKAFSDCSALVQHQRIHTGEKPYECSDCGKAFRHSANLTNHQRTHTGEKPYKCSECGKAFSYCAAFIQHQRIHTGEKPYKCNACGKAFSQSANLTNHQRTHTGEKPYKCSECGKAFSQSTNLIIHQKTHTGEKPYKCNECGKFFSESSALIRHHIIHTGEKPYECNECGKAFNQSSSLSQHQKIHTGVKPYECSECGKAFRCSSAFVRHQRLHAGE
- the ZNF79 gene encoding zinc finger protein 79 isoform X3, with amino-acid sequence MEEKSHLLQILPFPKRKAQKRKEWQVVSSQLGPNWAVLHAGKVCLFSTQNIQGSTPFNSVTVAFTQKGWRQLAPTPRDRFKKGMPEKSRNLVLLGLPVSQPGMNSQLEQREGSWMLEREGLRSTCPAPEEPHWGEAI
- the ZNF79 gene encoding zinc finger protein 79 isoform X4; protein product: MEEKSHLLQILPFPKRKAQKRKEWQVVSSQLGPNWAVLHAGKVCLFSTQNIQVVAYVLALLLYCVMSEDPHLSTV